Proteins encoded together in one bacterium window:
- a CDS encoding ankyrin repeat domain-containing protein — MNKKLGLLLVALAFTTNALPMGRSDSLVAKYPLHDAARLGKLDTLQKLLNSNVYDINQADDRDLTPLHAAALNNHPTCVAELIKHGANKDALATDNGYTPLHLAAQSSHYASAEILVKNGADITLGVQSGTFKDYTAKDLANFKRNHPLLDLLEAQETEIIIDHEAKEEIPSASINQTTEEHLETQTQSAGTSYDWSCIIT; from the coding sequence ATGAATAAAAAACTCGGACTACTTTTAGTCGCCCTCGCTTTCACCACCAACGCGCTGCCCATGGGAAGAAGCGACTCTTTGGTAGCAAAATATCCACTGCATGATGCGGCACGCCTTGGCAAACTCGATACCTTACAAAAATTACTCAACAGTAACGTGTATGACATAAATCAAGCCGACGATCGCGACCTTACCCCTCTTCATGCTGCTGCGCTTAACAACCACCCTACCTGCGTAGCTGAACTTATTAAACACGGTGCCAACAAAGACGCTCTTGCCACCGATAATGGCTATACACCGCTCCACTTGGCTGCACAGAGCAGCCACTATGCATCTGCCGAAATACTTGTCAAAAATGGTGCAGATATTACACTTGGCGTTCAGTCAGGAACGTTTAAAGATTACACCGCAAAGGATTTAGCAAATTTCAAACGCAACCACCCTCTCCTCGATCTTTTAGAAGCACAAGAAACTGAAATAATTATCGATCACGAAGCGAAAGAAGAAATACCAAGCGCATCAATTAATCAAACGACAGAAGAACATCTCGAAACACAAACTCAATCAGCAGGCACAAGCTATGACTGGAGCTGCATCATCACATAA
- the dnaX gene encoding DNA polymerase III subunit gamma/tau has protein sequence MTNATQNSLNLARKWRPQNFSHVVGQEIPIRMLKNSLYLQKYFPVYLFAGRHGCGKTSTARVFAAALNCLQLPRFQEQPVGNEVPCLACTSCTAMIRGNHPDFIEIDAASNTGVDNVRQIIETASYVPLFGQKKVYLIDEAHMLSKAAFNAFLKILEEPPATVLFILATTELQKIPETVLSRCFQLTFSAINNVSLQDHLRAICTQEKISIDDEAIQILVEETGGCARDAINLLEQVRFSSSHITADEALRVLGKVSNTVGLTLFELVLDRKPERIITYLQEISFHSIAPLTLWHLLVTLCRAVLWTKYGVTTIPNSFSKQHEALAAQAEKCSLSRLHAIMQLLLSQEALFQQTSQKHTFLEIILLQLCEQTTTPENKNVIKNDPSSDHHTGPSTHSAKASHATPTPNIKSTEPAPLARNEGQAKATVEKSETKLVVTIPVDSSVENSEKWKAFVENVLAKSDDQLLNSILMQTRFLGNDRASGSITIKLSSNSNFFKEKIKESATLWQGYLKQHFDYFTGFNFAHNAEPVSPKPAPNLSPTIDPASIKPAAPTQAAKPVYRQYNAPASKQGPALEAFDVQDKEKWPVANLLTSHFPGTIKKTKLSH, from the coding sequence ATGACTAACGCAACACAAAACTCCCTGAACTTAGCTCGCAAATGGCGCCCACAAAACTTTTCCCACGTGGTGGGCCAAGAGATCCCCATTCGCATGCTCAAAAACAGTTTATACTTACAAAAATATTTTCCGGTTTATTTATTTGCCGGCCGGCACGGCTGTGGTAAAACATCAACCGCTCGCGTTTTTGCTGCCGCCCTCAACTGCCTACAACTACCACGCTTTCAAGAACAACCAGTTGGCAACGAAGTTCCCTGCCTTGCCTGCACATCATGCACGGCCATGATCCGCGGCAACCACCCCGACTTTATTGAAATTGACGCCGCCTCAAATACCGGCGTAGACAATGTCCGCCAAATTATTGAAACTGCTTCCTACGTGCCACTTTTTGGCCAAAAGAAAGTCTACCTGATCGACGAAGCACATATGCTCAGCAAGGCGGCCTTTAACGCCTTTTTAAAAATTTTAGAAGAACCACCCGCAACGGTGCTCTTTATTTTGGCAACAACCGAATTACAAAAAATTCCAGAAACAGTTTTATCTCGCTGCTTCCAACTCACCTTTTCTGCCATCAACAACGTTTCTTTGCAAGACCACCTGCGGGCGATTTGCACGCAAGAAAAAATTAGCATTGACGATGAAGCGATCCAAATTCTGGTTGAAGAAACCGGTGGCTGTGCACGCGATGCCATCAACCTGCTTGAACAAGTCCGTTTTTCAAGTAGCCACATCACCGCCGACGAAGCACTGCGCGTTTTGGGCAAAGTAAGCAATACCGTTGGCTTAACGCTCTTTGAGCTGGTGCTTGACCGCAAACCAGAACGCATCATTACCTATTTACAAGAAATTTCATTTCATAGCATCGCCCCACTCACGCTCTGGCACTTACTGGTTACACTCTGCCGAGCCGTTTTGTGGACAAAATATGGCGTTACCACCATCCCCAACTCATTCAGCAAGCAGCATGAAGCTTTGGCCGCACAGGCGGAAAAATGCTCTCTCAGCAGACTTCATGCCATCATGCAGCTGCTCTTGAGCCAGGAAGCACTGTTTCAGCAAACTAGCCAAAAACATACCTTTTTAGAAATCATCTTGCTGCAGCTGTGCGAACAAACGACAACCCCAGAAAATAAAAACGTTATCAAAAACGACCCGTCAAGCGATCATCATACTGGACCGAGCACTCACTCAGCCAAAGCCAGTCACGCCACTCCTACTCCAAATATAAAAAGCACTGAACCCGCTCCTCTGGCAAGAAATGAGGGCCAGGCCAAAGCCACCGTTGAAAAAAGCGAAACCAAGCTGGTCGTGACCATCCCTGTTGACAGCTCGGTAGAAAATAGCGAAAAATGGAAGGCGTTTGTTGAAAATGTCTTGGCTAAAAGCGATGACCAGCTCTTAAACTCCATTTTGATGCAAACACGGTTTTTGGGCAATGACCGAGCAAGTGGCTCCATAACCATCAAGTTGAGCAGCAACAGCAACTTCTTTAAAGAAAAAATTAAAGAAAGTGCGACACTGTGGCAAGGGTACCTCAAACAACATTTCGACTATTTTACCGGGTTCAATTTTGCGCACAACGCCGAGCCAGTCAGCCCAAAACCGGCACCAAATCTCAGCCCAACCATCGACCCGGCCAGCATTAAACCGGCAGCTCCTACCCAGGCAGCCAAGCCTGTCTACCGCCAATACAATGCCCCGGCCTCAAAACAAGGCCCGGCTTTAGAGGCATTTGATGTACAGGACAAAGAGAAATGGCCCGTGGCAAACTTGCTTACCAGCCATTTTCCGGGTACAATAAAGAAGACTAAACTCTCTCATTAA
- a CDS encoding ankyrin repeat domain-containing protein, translating to MNKKFFGLFLAVLAFVTNATPATERPAIFVYETNGIILIAIPTAERPCIFVYRAIKCGITLEKIIYADDQDSEGKTPLHHAAISGNIKITKKLLEIKADVESTDNTGKTPLFYAALHGKETGNNTCADFLIIKGNADMSVLQEETELQGWVTGTKQRLGLNDNQKQIEIGHCLGLCLFS from the coding sequence ATGAACAAAAAATTTTTTGGACTATTTTTAGCAGTACTTGCTTTTGTAACAAATGCCACACCGGCAACAGAACGACCAGCCATCTTTGTATATGAAACCAACGGCATTATCCTCATAGCCATACCGACCGCAGAGCGACCATGTATCTTTGTATATCGCGCGATAAAATGTGGCATTACCCTCGAAAAAATAATATATGCAGATGATCAAGACAGCGAAGGAAAAACACCTCTTCATCACGCCGCCATTTCAGGAAACATTAAAATTACAAAAAAACTTCTAGAAATTAAGGCAGACGTTGAAAGCACTGACAACACAGGAAAAACGCCACTTTTTTATGCCGCTTTGCACGGCAAAGAAACCGGCAATAATACATGCGCTGATTTTTTGATCATTAAAGGCAACGCTGATATGAGCGTACTTCAGGAAGAAACAGAATTGCAAGGGTGGGTAACAGGAACAAAGCAACGGCTCGGGCTGAATGACAATCAAAAACAGATTGAAATAGGTCATTGTCTTGGGCTGTGTCTTTTTTCGTAA
- a CDS encoding ankyrin repeat domain-containing protein produces the protein MKKLYVFLFSVAIAFTTKVNPSPLHEAVKKNNITSLISLIDTQKYNVNEFDEEGFTPLHYAALLGYLACTHVLVDNGKADIDLIVEHGPYVGNSAKRLAQRAKKTDIVSFLKAKKMQESFDNCDCLGLIAWVIS, from the coding sequence ATGAAAAAGTTATATGTCTTCTTATTTTCAGTAGCAATTGCATTCACGACAAAAGTTAACCCATCACCACTTCATGAGGCAGTAAAAAAAAACAACATAACTTCTCTTATCAGCCTCATCGACACACAAAAATACAACGTTAATGAATTTGACGAAGAAGGCTTTACTCCTTTGCATTATGCTGCCTTGCTTGGCTATCTCGCATGCACACATGTTTTGGTTGATAATGGAAAAGCAGATATTGATCTTATCGTTGAACATGGGCCGTATGTCGGCAACTCTGCCAAACGACTTGCTCAACGAGCAAAAAAAACAGATATTGTATCTTTTTTAAAAGCAAAAAAAATGCAAGAATCGTTTGACAACTGCGATTGTCTTGGCTTGATAGCATGGGTTATTTCGTAA
- the raiA gene encoding ribosome-associated translation inhibitor RaiA, with translation MNIKISFQNMEHSNPLEEHAREKLAKLTHVLENAENMHPFNIEFHLRANKLHPHHEAHLHVKTSQFDLNAQEEGTDMYIVVDNTIDTMVALLKKEKEKKNDRNRKFENEKNKFGSDKF, from the coding sequence ATGAACATCAAAATTTCCTTCCAGAACATGGAACATTCAAACCCACTCGAAGAGCATGCTCGTGAAAAATTAGCAAAATTAACTCACGTGCTTGAAAATGCTGAAAATATGCATCCATTTAATATCGAGTTTCACTTACGCGCCAACAAACTTCATCCTCATCACGAAGCACACCTGCACGTAAAAACATCACAGTTTGATCTGAATGCGCAAGAAGAAGGTACCGATATGTACATCGTGGTTGATAACACAATTGATACCATGGTTGCGCTCTTGAAAAAAGAAAAAGAAAAAAAGAACGACAGAAATCGTAAGTTTGAAAACGAAAAAAACAAATTCGGTTCAGACAAATTCTAA
- a CDS encoding ankyrin repeat domain-containing protein — protein sequence MSDHVQKGIHLVFLTLALISNANPAAQAIFDWFNVNHKDSKGQTALHRAASNGATLRAQAILFLGANIEECDNETRTPLYYAAVYGNETGNNSCADMLITEYDADINVLLEEEDLHNWVAETIHRIAGTEEEEEEEEGVEIWNPDTDSDNDQDQNSESDSEAHF from the coding sequence ATTTCAGACCATGTACAAAAAGGTATTCACCTCGTTTTTTTAACACTTGCACTCATCTCAAACGCCAATCCAGCAGCACAAGCAATATTTGATTGGTTTAACGTTAATCACAAAGACAGCAAGGGCCAAACCGCTCTTCATAGAGCCGCTTCAAATGGCGCAACCCTACGCGCACAAGCCATTCTATTTTTAGGCGCTAACATTGAAGAATGCGATAATGAAACAAGAACACCTCTTTATTACGCAGCTGTGTATGGCAACGAAACCGGCAACAACTCATGCGCCGACATGCTCATAACTGAGTACGATGCCGATATCAACGTACTCCTTGAAGAAGAAGATTTACATAATTGGGTAGCAGAAACTATTCATAGAATTGCAGGCACTGAGGAAGAAGAAGAAGAAGAAGAAGGGGTTGAAATATGGAATCCCGATACTGATTCAGATAACGATCAAGATCAAAATTCTGAAAGTGATTCAGAAGCACATTTTTAG
- a CDS encoding alkaline phosphatase family protein translates to MSFIHTIKLFPTLLFMLVWSIPQVMASNQGLVKKNPKLTIVIVVDQFAHHFITKLKPHLNHGIKILLEQGLCYDNACHPHAIPETCPGHSSLSTGTTPTYHSITGNRWYNKHGKAIECIKDEGTASPANVFKDQETTYKDLKRSSSNIMVDAFADQFVLSSPNDKRNIAISLSIKSKAAMATANRLGKAIWFDDLTGRFTSSKQYYEKLPDWLEDFNEKHAPTKLDEVRWETLYPRDSQAYNFPFIDNYDYAALKTRLISDNAIPIDRTNKSPYDLYNKTPHANQLLFDLAKNCIDNTIEPQSPNNMIMWLCLSSLDLLGHFYGPDCLEAIDMIYRLDQQIQDFMLYAQYKMGKENVLFALTGDHGIQPIQELSYQKGIKQARRVMVQPLIEKMNAFIAEKYDVEKVVQAFESTYFVLSKEQTETLTVEEKNAILADLKDILLQEPAIKRVWTRDELEKATFRPEDIESYYKNHLYDSRMGDLIIMPQPYCLITRYPKGCSHNTPYDYDTHVPLILYQHGRFAPQTIKQKVYIPQLPTTLSYLLGVVQPSAGTYPVLPGIFDEVKP, encoded by the coding sequence ATGAGCTTTATACACACCATAAAATTATTTCCAACGCTCCTTTTTATGCTCGTTTGGAGCATACCGCAGGTTATGGCTTCTAACCAAGGATTGGTTAAAAAAAATCCAAAACTGACCATCGTTATCGTAGTTGACCAGTTCGCGCATCACTTCATCACCAAACTCAAACCACACCTGAATCATGGCATTAAAATACTGCTCGAGCAAGGCCTTTGCTACGACAACGCCTGCCATCCGCACGCTATTCCCGAAACGTGCCCAGGCCATAGTTCACTAAGTACCGGTACCACACCAACCTACCACAGCATTACCGGTAACCGCTGGTACAACAAACATGGCAAAGCGATAGAGTGTATAAAAGATGAAGGCACGGCAAGCCCCGCCAACGTTTTTAAAGATCAAGAAACAACCTATAAAGATTTAAAACGCTCGTCCAGCAACATCATGGTCGATGCCTTTGCCGACCAATTTGTCCTTTCATCGCCAAACGATAAGCGCAATATCGCTATCTCACTTTCCATAAAATCCAAGGCCGCCATGGCAACCGCTAACCGCCTGGGCAAGGCCATTTGGTTTGACGACCTGACCGGTCGCTTTACCTCAAGCAAACAATATTATGAAAAGCTGCCCGATTGGCTTGAAGATTTTAACGAAAAACATGCCCCAACCAAGCTTGATGAAGTGCGCTGGGAAACTCTCTATCCCCGCGACAGCCAGGCCTACAATTTTCCGTTTATCGATAATTATGATTACGCCGCTTTAAAAACTCGGCTCATTTCAGACAACGCAATCCCCATTGATCGCACCAACAAAAGCCCGTACGATCTGTACAACAAAACGCCTCATGCAAACCAGCTACTGTTTGATTTAGCAAAAAACTGTATTGACAATACTATTGAGCCACAATCGCCCAATAACATGATCATGTGGCTCTGCTTGAGTAGCCTTGATCTGCTTGGGCATTTTTATGGCCCTGATTGTCTGGAAGCGATCGACATGATCTACCGCCTCGATCAACAAATTCAAGATTTTATGTTGTACGCACAATATAAAATGGGTAAAGAGAACGTACTATTTGCACTCACGGGCGACCACGGCATCCAACCAATCCAAGAGCTTTCGTATCAAAAAGGTATTAAGCAGGCACGACGCGTGATGGTTCAACCACTGATTGAAAAAATGAATGCTTTTATTGCTGAAAAATATGACGTTGAAAAGGTAGTTCAAGCCTTTGAATCAACCTATTTTGTGCTCAGCAAAGAACAAACAGAAACGCTCACGGTTGAAGAAAAAAATGCCATCCTGGCAGATCTTAAAGATATCTTGTTGCAAGAGCCTGCCATCAAGCGCGTGTGGACGCGCGACGAGCTGGAAAAAGCAACGTTTAGACCTGAAGATATTGAAAGTTATTATAAAAACCATTTGTACGATTCGCGGATGGGCGACCTGATTATCATGCCACAGCCCTACTGCCTGATCACGCGGTATCCAAAAGGCTGCTCGCACAACACCCCGTACGATTACGATACGCATGTGCCGCTCATTCTCTACCAGCACGGGCGCTTTGCGCCACAAACTATTAAGCAAAAAGTTTATATTCCCCAGCTCCCCACCACGCTTTCTTACCTGCTGGGCGTTGTACAACCATCGGCCGGCACCTATCCCGTACTGCCCGGTATTTTTGACGAGGTAAAGCCATGA
- a CDS encoding ATP-binding cassette domain-containing protein yields MSLALSVVALSQQFGSKQILYDISFNAKSGVVTVLLGPNGAGKTTLLTTIMGLNTAPTADLTHKKNIVALDHEIINGWRVDQRVNRGLVYLPQSSSLFQSMTVQDNLNLVYAYHSYWHNKTKTAFEAERNEWLEQTQLMHSLPQKAGVLSGGQKRKLEVVRALLMHPELILFDEPFAGVDPKSIYELKKIFTDMAKSGIGIVVSDHHVDQLLSIADVVYVIMQGRVVTSGTIKEILANKDTQERYLGNQFYSEIAERFL; encoded by the coding sequence ATGAGCCTGGCGCTTTCGGTTGTTGCCTTAAGCCAACAATTTGGCTCCAAACAGATTTTGTACGATATTTCGTTCAATGCTAAAAGTGGTGTTGTAACCGTTTTACTAGGCCCCAATGGCGCCGGTAAAACCACGCTACTAACCACTATCATGGGCCTGAACACTGCACCAACGGCAGATCTTACACACAAAAAAAATATCGTTGCTCTTGATCATGAAATAATCAATGGTTGGCGCGTCGATCAACGCGTCAACCGTGGTCTCGTTTACTTGCCACAAAGCAGCTCACTATTCCAAAGCATGACCGTACAAGACAACCTGAACCTTGTTTATGCATATCATTCATACTGGCATAACAAAACCAAAACAGCATTTGAAGCTGAACGTAATGAGTGGCTTGAACAAACACAACTGATGCACAGCTTGCCACAAAAGGCAGGCGTTTTATCTGGCGGGCAAAAACGCAAACTTGAAGTAGTGCGTGCTCTATTAATGCATCCAGAGCTTATTTTATTCGACGAACCATTCGCTGGAGTCGATCCAAAATCAATTTACGAATTAAAAAAAATATTTACAGATATGGCTAAATCTGGTATTGGTATAGTGGTTTCGGATCATCATGTTGACCAGCTTTTGTCGATAGCAGATGTGGTTTATGTCATCATGCAAGGACGTGTTGTAACATCAGGCACCATCAAAGAAATCCTTGCAAACAAAGACACTCAAGAACGCTATCTCGGAAATCAGTTTTATAGTGAAATTGCAGAGAGATTTTTGTAA
- a CDS encoding alkaline phosphatase family protein, with protein sequence MIKKIIKSLTAVMIISILVTCVHPSLRPDVATTGKPAQTNQKKPKLVLIFVVDQLANHYMTMLKDYVNFGLKKLIENGISFQRANHPHGSPATATGHATLSTGTCAKDHGYILNAWADANGNKVRATQDESSDAAVFGRTGTMNYNASAKLLMVDTLSDQLVAQSTPDSKNVVFSLSFKTRAAIAMAGKAGQAIWFNDEDNIFTTSKAYCKEMPEWLKSFNERNDVAKIKEIDWPLCQPEDHEMYQQFTNQDYRFAGTTLRLAGNKTPLNFGQRDTTNKYDTPHLFQRTPMANGLLADLAKECIDKHFEKDNDDTLVVWVGFSALDKIGHIFGPNSLEIIDTICHLDKQLEDLMNYAEGKAGAENVLFTLTADHGVSPIPEQMRERGFGFVTRLFNDDLVKDMNNLVEEKYNVKNIIQTFKTTMFYLNKKALATVDEKKQELIVQELKDYLESKPGIRKVFTPKELIESTFAPTSFEYLYQNQTYVGRTGDLVCMPHMYSFIARRVNGTKHTTPYDYDTHVPLILYQKGMFEKKQITERVSTTQLAPTLAKILKVNKPSASTRDVLPGVFEKKD encoded by the coding sequence ATGATTAAAAAAATTATAAAGAGCCTAACGGCCGTCATGATCATCAGCATTTTGGTGACGTGCGTGCATCCCAGCCTACGCCCTGACGTGGCTACGACTGGCAAGCCAGCCCAGACAAATCAAAAAAAACCAAAACTCGTACTCATTTTTGTGGTCGACCAACTCGCCAACCACTACATGACCATGCTCAAGGACTACGTTAACTTCGGCTTAAAAAAGCTCATAGAAAACGGCATAAGCTTTCAGCGCGCCAACCATCCGCATGGCTCGCCAGCAACCGCAACCGGGCATGCAACGTTGAGCACGGGCACCTGCGCCAAAGACCACGGGTACATTTTAAATGCCTGGGCAGACGCCAACGGCAACAAGGTACGCGCAACGCAAGACGAAAGCTCCGACGCTGCCGTGTTTGGCCGCACCGGAACCATGAATTACAATGCGTCAGCAAAACTTTTGATGGTCGACACCTTGTCAGACCAGCTGGTTGCACAATCAACACCAGACAGCAAAAACGTTGTTTTTTCCTTGTCATTCAAAACACGCGCCGCCATTGCCATGGCTGGTAAAGCGGGCCAAGCAATTTGGTTTAACGACGAAGACAATATTTTTACCACCAGCAAAGCTTATTGCAAAGAAATGCCTGAATGGCTCAAATCTTTTAACGAACGTAACGACGTTGCAAAAATAAAAGAAATAGACTGGCCGCTCTGCCAGCCAGAAGACCATGAAATGTACCAACAGTTTACTAATCAGGATTATCGCTTTGCCGGCACCACGTTGCGCTTGGCGGGCAACAAAACACCGCTCAATTTTGGCCAACGTGACACCACCAACAAGTATGATACGCCCCACCTTTTCCAACGCACACCCATGGCCAATGGCCTGCTGGCAGATTTGGCAAAGGAATGTATCGACAAGCATTTCGAAAAAGATAACGACGACACGCTGGTAGTCTGGGTCGGTTTTTCAGCGCTGGACAAAATTGGCCATATCTTTGGCCCCAACAGCCTTGAAATTATCGACACGATTTGTCATTTGGACAAACAACTTGAAGATTTAATGAACTACGCCGAAGGTAAAGCAGGCGCTGAAAATGTGCTGTTTACGCTCACGGCCGACCATGGTGTTTCGCCAATCCCTGAACAAATGCGCGAACGCGGCTTTGGCTTTGTAACGCGCTTGTTTAATGACGACCTGGTAAAAGACATGAACAATCTGGTTGAAGAAAAATATAACGTCAAAAATATTATCCAAACGTTTAAAACAACCATGTTTTATCTGAATAAAAAAGCACTCGCAACGGTTGATGAAAAGAAGCAAGAACTTATTGTTCAAGAGTTAAAAGATTATTTAGAAAGTAAGCCGGGCATTCGTAAAGTGTTTACGCCCAAAGAATTAATTGAATCAACCTTTGCTCCAACCTCGTTTGAATATTTGTATCAGAACCAAACGTATGTCGGCAGAACGGGCGACTTGGTCTGCATGCCGCACATGTACTCGTTTATTGCCAGACGCGTGAACGGCACCAAGCATACCACGCCGTACGACTACGACACGCACGTGCCGCTTATTTTGTATCAAAAAGGTATGTTTGAAAAAAAACAAATTACCGAAAGAGTTTCCACAACGCAACTAGCACCAACGTTGGCAAAGATTTTAAAAGTCAACAAGCCATCAGCATCAACACGCGATGTGTTGCCAGGAGTTTTTGAGAAAAAAGATTAG
- the der gene encoding ribosome biogenesis GTPase Der: MNKKVKYPTVVLVGRTNVGKSTLFNRLASEQKSIVFEREGVTRDYIEEKITWADKTFKLIDTGGFEFKRNMTEIETRVQEKVLKLLDNASLLLFVCDGKNGLTQGDLHIAKILHRTKKPVIVIINKADNRRALEDNMSEFFALSFDELLPVSSIHGTGIGRLLERITDIVPQPTEIEGEVPRYKMVIIGKPNVGKSSLMNLLLKQERSIVSPVAGTTREPISEMLQYADELIQLVDTAGVRKKSRVDDELEQLMVKSSMEAIREADVVLLMIDASEGKISDQELKLLFYVYEVHKPVVILYNKTDLIKEDDYTKSLLLSSQAEYNFVLKKTPQINISCLSKKNLHKVIDNVNALVKRCGQSFNSTELDEFVKENLSAKPMYHKRILLRLFKIRNVPAQIPTFVLHVNYPEFFGPTQLGFIENIIRSRYDLKGCPIQFSVKKV; this comes from the coding sequence ATGAATAAAAAGGTAAAGTACCCAACGGTTGTATTAGTTGGTAGAACGAATGTTGGTAAATCAACATTATTTAACCGCCTTGCAAGCGAACAAAAAAGTATCGTATTTGAACGCGAAGGCGTCACCCGCGACTATATCGAAGAAAAAATTACGTGGGCAGACAAAACCTTTAAACTTATTGATACCGGCGGTTTTGAATTTAAACGCAATATGACGGAAATCGAAACGCGTGTTCAAGAAAAGGTTTTGAAACTTCTCGACAATGCCTCGTTGCTGCTGTTTGTCTGCGATGGCAAAAACGGCCTTACGCAAGGCGACCTGCATATTGCTAAAATTTTGCATCGCACCAAAAAGCCGGTTATCGTCATCATCAACAAAGCAGACAACCGCCGCGCACTTGAAGATAACATGTCGGAATTTTTCGCCTTAAGTTTTGATGAGCTGCTTCCTGTATCAAGTATCCACGGTACCGGTATCGGTAGATTGCTTGAACGCATCACCGACATCGTCCCACAGCCAACCGAGATCGAAGGCGAAGTACCACGTTACAAAATGGTTATCATTGGTAAACCAAACGTTGGTAAATCATCGCTCATGAATTTATTGCTCAAACAAGAACGTTCCATTGTGTCGCCAGTTGCCGGCACGACGCGTGAACCAATTAGCGAAATGCTCCAGTACGCTGACGAATTGATTCAATTGGTCGACACTGCCGGTGTTCGCAAAAAAAGCCGCGTTGACGATGAACTTGAACAGCTCATGGTTAAAAGTTCAATGGAAGCAATTCGCGAAGCAGACGTTGTTTTGTTGATGATTGATGCGTCTGAAGGTAAAATATCCGACCAAGAATTAAAGCTGCTTTTTTACGTGTACGAAGTTCACAAACCAGTCGTCATTTTGTACAACAAAACCGACTTAATCAAAGAAGACGATTACACCAAATCATTGCTTTTAAGCAGCCAAGCAGAATATAATTTTGTGTTGAAAAAGACACCACAAATTAACATTTCGTGCCTTTCCAAAAAAAATCTGCACAAAGTTATTGATAACGTCAATGCGTTAGTTAAGCGCTGTGGACAAAGCTTTAACTCAACTGAACTTGATGAATTTGTTAAAGAAAACTTAAGTGCTAAGCCAATGTATCACAAACGAATTTTACTCAGACTTTTCAAGATTCGTAATGTTCCCGCACAAATTCCAACGTTTGTACTGCATGTTAACTACCCAGAATTTTTTGGACCAACGCAGCTTGGATTTATCGAAAACATTATTCGTTCACGATACGATCTTAAAGGCTGTCCAATCCAATTTAGCGTAAAAAAAGTATAA
- a CDS encoding ankyrin repeat domain-containing protein encodes MNKSVIAPFLITMTLIANAIPAAEPEFPDQTLHYFARIGDDIKLYKLLQTGKCDVNKPDALGSTPLHYAAQNGHRECLELLLHQKEVNMDAFDEHGFTPLHWSVMYDHPDCARLLLAHNVDIRLVIQKGAFVGKTVEQLIKIKGHKNFESFLKKEGNKKEQEINKINKYVANMKGTLFHKNNN; translated from the coding sequence ATGAACAAAAGCGTTATAGCACCATTTTTAATCACCATGACACTCATCGCTAACGCAATACCCGCAGCAGAGCCTGAGTTCCCTGATCAAACGCTTCACTATTTCGCTCGTATCGGCGATGATATAAAACTATACAAGCTACTCCAGACCGGAAAGTGCGACGTCAACAAACCAGATGCGCTCGGTTCTACCCCGCTTCATTATGCCGCCCAAAATGGCCATCGAGAATGTCTAGAACTTCTTCTTCACCAAAAAGAAGTCAACATGGATGCTTTCGATGAACACGGTTTTACACCACTACACTGGTCAGTTATGTACGATCATCCTGACTGCGCACGCCTTTTGTTAGCACATAACGTCGACATCCGCTTAGTAATACAAAAAGGGGCATTTGTTGGCAAAACAGTTGAACAACTTATCAAAATCAAAGGACACAAAAATTTTGAAAGTTTTTTAAAAAAAGAAGGTAATAAAAAAGAACAAGAAATAAACAAAATCAATAAATACGTAGCAAACATGAAAGGGACACTATTTCATAAAAACAACAACTAA